GGATTGGGCCCCGCGCTGCAACGACTGGTCGATGCGACGCAGGCGATCGCCGGAGACTTCAAAACCAACATCTCCGATGTCGATGACATCATCCAAAACTCCGGGCCGATCCTCGATAGCCAGGTCAACTCCGGTGATTCGATCGAGCGCTGGTCGCACAACCTGAACATCCTGGCCGCCCAGAGCGCGGAAAACGACCAGCACGTGCAAAGCATTCTGACCCAAGGGGCGCCGACCGCCGATCAGGTCAACGAGGTGTTCAGCGACGTCCGCGAGTCGCTGCCACAGACACTGGCGAATCTCGAGATCGTGCTCGAGATGCTCAAGCGCTACCACAAGGGCGTCGAGCAACTGCTGGTCGCCTACCCGCAGGGCGCCTCGGAGGGCCAAACAGTGACGTCGGCCTTCCCGGGCTACGCGTCGCTCGGCACCTCGCTGACGATCAATCAACCGCCGCCATGCCTGACCGGGTTCCTCCCGGCGTCGCAGTGGCGGTCTCCCGCGGATACCAGCCTGGCGCCGATGCCGGCCGGAACCTATTGCAAGATCCCACAGGACACTCCCGCCAACGCCGTGCGCGGCGCACGCAACCTTCCGTGTGTCGACGTCCCCGGTAAACGCGCTGCGACGCCACGGGAATGCCGCGACCCCAAACCGTATGTTCCGCTGGGCACCAACCCGTGGTACGGCGACTCGAACCAAATCCTGACCTGTCCGGCACCCGCGGCGCGCTGCGACCAACCGGTGAAGCCCGGCCTGGTGATACCCGCGCCGTCGGTCAACAACGGCCTCAACCCGGCACCCTCCGACCGGGTGGCCGGGACGCCGCCTCCGATCAGCGATCCGCTGCAACGGCCTGGGTCGGGAACCGTCGAATGCAATGGGCAGCAACCCAATCCGTGCGTCTACACACCCGGCGGACCGCCCCCGGCCGTCTACACCCCACAGAGCGGCGAACTGGTTGGGCCCGACGGGGTCAAGTACGCGGTCGAAAACTCGAGCAAAACGGGAGACGACGGATGGAAGGACATGCTGGCGCCGCCGGCCAGCCGATGAACACAGATCGGAGCGAAATGCGGGAAGTCATTGGCCTGGGCCAACTTCGGAGTGATGCGTGTGCGTATCTCGAGCGGGTTGCCGCCGGGGAGACGATCGACGTCGTCCGTCGCGGCAAACTGGTGGCCCGGATCGTATCCGTCGGCGACTGGAGGGTGGCTCCGATCCCGGCGCGATCTGTCCAAGCCGCGGCGTCGGACTCAGGTGGCTGGGTCGGACTCGACGAACTGCGCACGCGTGCCGGGCGCTGCTTCGACCGGGTCGCGGCCGGGGAAACGCTCAGCGTGGTGCGAGGCGGCAGGTTGCTGGCGCAGATCGTGTCGGCCGGTGAGGCGGACACGACCTCGACCCCGGCGGACACCCGTGGCGGGATCGAGCTCGACGAACTGCGAAAGCGTGCGGGACGCTATTTCGATCGGGTTGCGGCAGGGCAGACCATCGAGGTCACCCGTGGCGGCAGGCCGGTTGCTCGCATCGTGTCCGTCGCCTAGGAACGACGCCCGCGGTCGCTCCCCCACACCACCGGGAGGCTTTGCGGCGGAGCACCCGTCGCCGGCCGGTAAACGTCAGGCGGATTCTGCCGGCCGGGCGACGATCACGGGTATCCGGACCGAGTGCAGGACCGCGTTGCTGACCGATCCCAAAAGTAGGCCCGACAGGCCGCCCCGCCCGTGACTGCCCACGACGAGAAGTTGGGCGAATTGCGACTTCTCGGCAAGCTGCCGGGCAGGCATGTCACGTTCGATCAATCGCTGCACCGCCACATCGGGATAGCGCTCCTGCCAGCCCGCAAGGTTTTCGGCGAGGCTGCGTTGCGCCTCCTCTTCCAGTGACGACCAATCCGCTTCCGGGAGTTCGGTTATCCCTATGTCGCTCCAGGCGTGCAAGGCCATCAGCTCGACCCCCCGGCGGGAAGCCTCGTCGAACGCGATCGCGGTCGCGAGGTCCGAAGCCGGCGAGCCGTCGATTCCCACCAGGACGGGGGCATCCTGCTTGTCCGGCAGCCCGTCGCCATGGACGACGGCGACCGGACAATGCGCGTGCCGCACCACGGTCGCACTGACCGAACCCAGCACGCCGCGGGCCAGCAGTCCCCGCCCGGCCGTGCCCACAACGATCATCTCGGCCTCTTCGGACATCTTGATCAGCGCCAGCGCCGGGCTGGAATACACGAGTTCCCTGTGGATGGCGACCGCACGGTCCGCCGGGAGAACCTCCTGGGCGAGCTTGATGGCGTGCATGATCGCCTTCTTGCCCTCGTCTTCCAGCCGCACCGCCAGAGATTCCGGGTACGGGACCGGTGGCCAGGTGGCGCTGGGCGTCGTCACCGCGTGCACGACGGTCAACGGAATTTTCCGCATCGCCGCCTCGCGGGCGGCCCAGGTCGCCGCGGCGTTCGATGCCGGCGAGCCGTCGACCGCGACAACGATGCCGCGCTGTTGGTCGGGTGCTGACATGTCGTTCTCCCTCCATCAAGAGCGACGCTACAAACCCGCGGGGTCGTGGTCGTGGGGCTTAAGTCCCTAACCTACGGGACCGACGGCTTTCGCCGACGCTGGTTAAGGCCGCCGTAACGCCATGGTCACTCGCCGGTGAACGGGTTGAACGACAGGGGAAGAGCGCTCTGTGAGATTGTCTCAGCCGAAAAGGCCTTGCCCGATGTAGTGACCTTCTTCGGGCGCGGGCGGCACCGCGAAGATTGCTGAGCCGATGTGGCGGATGTATTCGTTCAGCAAGTCGTGGGCGCCCAACCGGTTTTGCAGGCGAACAAAAGCTTGCGGATCTTTCTGGTACGAGATGAACAGCAGGCCGGCGTTGAGTTGGCCGTTGGCGTCGAGACCGTCGGTGTAGTTGTAGGACCGGCGCCGGATCATGATGCCGTCGTCGTTCTCCCGGGCGGCCAGGGCGATGTGGGACATGGGGTCGATGAGCGGATTTCCGTCGGCGCCCTTGGCGGCGAAGTCGGGGGTATCGAATTCGCGCTTGCCGCTCAGCGGCGCCCCTTCTTCTTTAGTGCGACCGAAGATCCGCTGCTGGTTGCCGATGCGGTCGACGTCCCACGTCTCGAGCAGCATCCGGATCTTGCGCACGACCTGATACGTTCCGCCGTTCATCCACGGCTGGTCGCTGTCGTCGACCCAGACGAATCGGTCGTACTCCGCATCCGTGCCGATGTTGCGTGTCCCGTCCTTGAAGCCCAGGAGATTTCGCGGGGTGTGCTGGCCCGGGCCGGCCGAGGCGCGCCCGAATCCCAGCACGGCCCAAGACGGCGAGACGGTGTCGCGGCCCAGGCGGGCCAGGTTCCGCACGGCGTGGTAGCAGACCTGAGGGTCGTCGGCGCAGGCTTGCACGGACAGGTCGCCGCCGCGCAGGCGCGGGTCAAGGTTGTCCCCGTTCAGCGGCGGCAAATCGGTGAACACGGCGGGCCGCCGCGGGGCGAGTCCGAACCGATCGTCGAACAGCGACGGCCCCAACCCGATTGTGACGGTGAGACTGGCCGGACTCAGCCCAAAGGCCTCCCCGGTGTCAAAGGGCGGCTGCACCTCGACCTGTGGCTGCACGGTGCCGACGGGCTTCCCCCGCTGCAGGATTGCGGCCGCGGCCGACCAGCGCGCCAGCAGGGTTTGCAGCTCGGGGCGGCCGGCGCCGGCCGCCAGCGAGAAGGACATGAACATGGCGTAACGCTGTGGCGGCGTGGCGATTCCGCCCTGATGCAGCTGGCCGTAAAAGGGGTAGCTGTGACGCAAGTCGACGTTGTCGTCCCCCCCACCGTTGCGTCCGGCGGCCAGCGAGTGACCCGCCAAGCCTCCCCCAGCGGCGCCGACCGCCGTACCGGTAAGCCCGGCCAGCATGGCGCCGCCGAGCACGCGGCGGCGCGAAACCGCTGCGGCTTCATCGGGTTCCGTCGTGTCGTTGGTCACGGTCAGCTCGCAGACACTACTTTCGGGGCGACCGTCGACAGGCTCTGGTGCAGCGGCTGGATGACCGCGGTCAGCTTTGGCGCGTCGGTGACCTTCAGCGCGGTGGCGTAGGTGCGAAATCCGCCCAGCGCGGACGGGTCACGATAGCCGTCCAGCGTGGCGAGCACGATCTGGAATTGCCGATCGATCTGGTTGACCAGATTGGCGTCGATCTTTTCCAGGCCCGGCCGCAGCGACGCGTAGGCCTGCTGAGCGCCTTCCACGTTGCCCGAGAAGTCAACCAGGTCAATATGACTGAAGGCCTCTTCCTCACCGGTGATCTTGGTGTTCTGGATCTCCTCGACGAGGTCGCTGGCGCCGTTGGCCAAATCTTCGGGCGCGTATTGCAGCAGCGCGACGACAGCATTCAGCTTGATGACATTGCCGACCAATTCGGAGCTGAAGGCCAAGGTGGCGGGGGTGATTGCCCCGCGCTGCCATAGGTCGCGCTCGATGGCGTGGAAACCCTTCCAGCCCACCTTGGCGTCCACGGGAGTGGACTCGCGCATGTCGATTAGGTAGTCGTAACTCCCGGCATTGTCGCCGACGGCGAAGCCCATCACGATGAAGCCCCCGACGGCGGATTCCGAACGCTCCCAGAAGAGCCGGGCTTTGGCATAAGCGGCCTTCGCGGCGTCAAGGTCGCGCGAGTGCAGGGCAGCATCGAGTGCCTTGACGCCATCACCGAGCTGACCGATCTGCTTGACGATGTACGCCGCGTAGTTCTTGGTGCCCTCGTTGAGGATGCTCGCGACGGCGCCCGTCAGTCCCGCCGGCGCCCGGCCCGTCACCGTCAACGTCTGGTATTCGTTGCTCGCGCCGGGGCAGTACAGCTGATACGAGCCGCCGTCGAGGGTGACGGTGAAGGAAACCGGGTCCAGGCCCGGAGCGAGGTCTTCTTTCTCGCCGACGATCCGCTGGTCCCTGAGCAACTCGACTTCGCTGATCCCGGGTGCGTTCGTGTTAACCACCGTGAAGGTCACCGGGCCGGCCGGCACGGTGGCGAGGTCGAGCGCGCAGCCTTCTCTGCCGGCGTTGTTGGCCATGGTGACCTTCACCGCGTTGGTGCCGCCGGGTTTACCGGGTTCGGCGTGGCCCGCGTCGCCGCTTTCGTGACTGCAGGCGGATGCTGCGACTGCGAGCAACACCGCGGCGGCCGCGCAAAACCCGGGAGGACGGCGCGTTCCGGCCTGACGCCCGCCGGTCACGGGACCGGCTGTGTCACGAAGTCGATGAGTTCCTCGACGCGTCCGATCAGCGCCGGCTCGAGGTCATTCCAGTCGCGCACCCGGGAACGGATATTGCGCCAGGCCCTGGCGATGTCCGCCTGGCTGGCGTGCGGCAGGCCGAGCGCCCGGCACGCGCCGTGCTTCCATTCGATGTGCCGCGGCACATCCGGCCAGGCCGCCAAGCCGAGCCGCTGGGGTTTCACGGCCTGCCAGATGTCGACGTAGGGATGCCCGACTACCAGGGTGTCGGTGCCGCCGGGGCCCCGCCGCACCGCCTCGGCGATCCGCGCCTCCTTTGACCCTGCGACGAGGTGATCGACGAGCACGCCAAGCCGCCGCCCCGGACCGGGTGCGAAGTCCAGCACGATGTCCACCAGGTCGTCCACGCCGCCGAGGTGCTCGACGACGACACCCTCGATCCGCAGGTCGTCCCCCCACACCTGCGCGATGAGTTCGGCGTCGTGGCGGCCCTCGACGTAGATGCGGCTGGCGCGCGCGACCCGGGCTCGGGCACCCGGCACGGCGACCGAGCCGGACGCCGTCCGCGTGGTAGCGGCAGGCGTCGTACGGCGCGGCGCGGTGAGGATCACCGGACGGCCCTCGAGCAAATAGCCAGGGCCCAAAGGGAACCCGCGCACGTGCCCGCGCCGGTCTTCCAGGTCGACCCGCCCGTACTCGACTCTCACGACCGCGCCGACATACCCGGTCTGCGCGTCCTCGACCACCAGGCCCAGGTCGGCTGGGTGCTCGGTCGAGCGGGGCTTGCGCCGGCCCGCGGCGAGGACATCGGTTCCATAGCGATCGGCCACGCGGCAATACTAGAAAGCCTTGCGGCCAAACGCCGTTACGGCGCGCCCGCTGGAACAGCATCGTGGCGAAGATCGCTCTCGCAGTCCGCGCCGCCACCGGGTAAAAAATGTGTTTTAACTGTGTGGCGTTACTGAGCAGATGACGTTGCCGATGGTACGTTGCTAGTTGTAAGAACTGCCGCACATTCTCAACATCGCGGCGGTGAGCGAGGTGGGACTATGGACCTGGCCCATTGGGTGTCGAGCATTGTGGCCTTCGTGCGGGCCGGCTATCCCGCCGGCATGCCGCCGTCCAGATATGCGCCCGTGGCGGCCTTGGCTCGCCGACGACTTTGCGACGACGAGATCAGCGCCATCGCAAGCAAACTCATGAAGCGTCAATTCTGGCCGATCAACCCAGTCGATATCGGCGTGGAAATCATTCGTGTCTCCAACCAGTTGCCGTTGCCTGCTGACGTGCAGCGCGTCGAACATCGCCTCGACGAGATCCGCTGCGCGCGTGGATGAGCGTCACCGCGGGATCTGATTCTGCTCAAGGGCCGCCTTTCACCGGGCCGCCGCACGCGGTTAGATAGTCCGGGTAGCTCCACGTCCGCAGAAACTGTTGGCCCGCCTGCAATCCTCGTTGATAGAGGGCGTCACGTTCCTCGGCGCTGATTTCGAAGTCGATCGGGCTGACCTCTTCGGCGGGAACGAAGATAGTGCGGCGCACCGTGCACGGATCATCGATGTAGGCGTTGTCCTGATTGCTGACCAGTGTCTCAATCGCGGCGATTCCCAACGATACTGGCCCATGAACGGGGCGGGTGGGCGGAATGCCGGGACGCGCGGACAGGCGGATCCCGAATGTCGGCCATCGCGGCTCCGCGCCGGGGCGGTCGAACAATTCCACCGGGAAATCGGACAGCAAGCCGCCGTCGACCCAGGTGGCGCCGCCCACCCTGACGGGTTGGAACACATACGGAATCGCCGATGAGGCGTGCACGGCGCGGGCCACCGAAAAGTCGTCGGGGTCGATCCCATAGGAAGCGAGATCCCACGGGATGCGCACCAGCCGGCGGCGGGACAGGTCACTGGCCGTCACCACGAGCGACCAGGCGAACTGCTCCGGCTCCTCACCGGTGCGCAAGTCACCGAATGTCCGCACACCCAAGTCAGCGAGCAAACCGGCGAGCAGCCGTTCCAAGTAGGCCCCGCAGTAGACACCGTCGGACACCAGCAGGGACAGCCCCCCACCGATCAGTGGCACGTGCCCGATCAGGCTGCGATCCAGGAACTTCCGGTAGTCGATGGACCGCATCACTTCTGCGAGCTGGCTCAGCGGTTCACCCGCGACCTGTAACGCCGCTACCAGTGCCGCGACGACCGCGCCCGCGCTGCTACCCGCCACGCGGGGGAACCGGTAGCCGGCGCCGGACAGCGCATCGACTGCACCGACCAGCCCGATCCCCCGGACGCCGCCGCCCTCACACACCAGATCGGCGCGGGATATGCTCACGTCCGCCACCATATCCCTTACCCCCTCAACAGATTCGCCGGCCATCCACGCCGAAGAAGTGCAGGTGCCCCGGTTCCGGATGCAGGCGCACCCGGCTGCCCTTCTCGGGCGGCCGGCGCGCGTCGGCGCGTGCGACGACGGGCTGGTCGATGACCTTGCCGGAGCCGGTAATTCGGCCATAGAGGTAGGCGTCCGCCCCAAGCTCCTCGACCACGTCGACCTCCATCTCGACGCCCTGGCCGCCCAGCTCGAAGTGCTCGGGGCGGACCCCCACCACGACTTCGCTCGCGGTAGCGGCGAGTTCGCGCGGTAGCGGGATCGGCCAATCCCCCAACGACACAGCGGAATCGGCGATCGGCAAGGTGAACAGGTTCATCGCCGGCGACCCGATGAAACCCGCGACGAAGACGTTGGCCGGGTTGCGGTACAGCTCGCGCGGCGCGGCGAACTGTTGCAGCACACCGTCGCGCAAAACCGCGACGCGGTCCCCCATGGTCATCGCCTCGACCTGGTCGTGGGTGACGTAGACGGTGGTGGTGCCGAGCCGCCGTTGCAGCGCCGCGATCTGGTTACGGGTTTGGACGCGCAGTTTGGCATCGAGGTTCGACAGCGGCTCGTCCATCAGGAAGACCTGCGGGCGGCGCACGATGGCGCGGCCCATCGCCACCCGCTGGCGTTGCCCACCGGAGAGGTCCTTCGGCTTGCGGTCCAGATATGGCTGCAGGTCAAGCAGTTTCGCCGCGTCCAGGACACGGTCGCGAATGTCGGCCTTCGGTGTCTTGGCGATTTTCAAGGCGAAGCCCATATTCTGCGCCACCGTCATGTGCGGGTAGAGCGCGTAATTCTGGAAAACCATCGCGACGTCGCGGTCCTTGGGATCGACGGTGGTGACGTCGCGGTCGCCAATCCGGATCCGCCCGGAGTCCAGCGTTTCCAGCCCGGCCACCATGCGGAGCGAGGTCGTCTTGCCGCATCCGGAGGGACCGACGAGCACGACGAACTCGCCGTCGCCGACTTCCAAGTCGAGACTGTCCAGGGCCGGGCGGTCCGCTCCGGCGTAACGCCGCGTCGCTTGCTCGAAAGTTACTGATGCCATGGCTTATCCGTTGAGTCCCGTGACCGCGATACCCCTGACAAAGGAACGCTGCGCGATCGCATAGATGATGACCAGCGGCACCATGATCAGTATCGAAGCCGCCATGATTATCGGCCAGCGTGCGACATACTCGCCCCGCAGCCGTACCAGGCCGAGCGTCAGCGTCGCCAGGCTGTTGCGCTGGAGCATCAGCAGTGGCCACAGGAAGTCGTTCCAGACGTTGACCCACGTGAGCACCGCCAACACCATCACCGCGGGACGCGCGTGGGGCAGCAGGATTCGCCAGTAGATCTGCCAGGGCGAGCAGCCGTCCAGTATCGCCGCCTCCTCCAGGTCGGTCGGCAGCGTCCGAAAGAACTGGCGCATCAGGTAGGTGCCGAAGGCGCTGCCGAACAGGCCAGGCACGATCATCGACCAGGGAGTGTCGACCCAGCCGACCGTCCGCATCAAGATGAACTGAGGGATCACGGTCACCGTCAGCGGCACCATCAATGTGCCCAGATACAGCACGAACAACGTGTCACGACCGCGAAATTGCAGCCGGGCGAAGGCGTATCCGGCCAACGAGCAGAAGAAGACCTGCCCAGCCGTCACGCACCCCGCGTACAGCACGGTGTTGAAGAACATCCTCGCGAAGGGCATCAGCGAGAACACCTCGGTGTAGTTGGACCACCGCGGGTGCGCCGGCAACAGCCGTGGCTCGGTGATCTCACCTTCCCTCTTCAACGAGCCGGAAACCGCCCACGCGATCGGGAACAACCAGCACCAGGCGATGGCGATCAGCGCGGTGTAGACCAGCACGCCACGAACGACATTGCGGGTGAACAACCGCTCAGCTGAGGCCACGAGAACTCTCCCACGACCGTTGCCGGGTGATCCGCAGCTGCACCACCGTCAGCATCAGCAAGATGGCGAACATCACCCACGCCAGCGCGGACGCGTACCCGAATTCCAGGAAGGAGAACGCATGCTGGAAAAGCATGATGCCCAGGACGTACGTGGCGGTTTCGGGCCCGCCGTTCGCACCGTTGAGCACGTAAACCAGGTCGAAGGCCTGGAATGCGTGGATGATCGAGATGACGCCGACAAATGATATCGACCCGCGGATCAGCGGCACCGTGATGGACACGAACTGCCGTATCTCGCCCGCCCCGTCGATTCGGGCCGCCTCATAGACCGTCTCGGGAACCCCCTGCATCGCCGCGAGCAAGATGACGGTGGCGAACGGCACGCTGCGCCACACGCTGACGATGCACAGCGAGGCCATCGCCCATCGGGGTTCGACAAGCCACGGGACCGGGCCGATCCCGAGCCAACCCAGCATGATGTTGAGCAACCCGTTGTCCGTGTCGAAGACGAACTGCCACACCACCGCCATCACCACCGACGAGATGGCCAGCGGCAGAAAGACAATGGTACGGAAAATGCCGATGCCCCTGATTTTTCGGTTCAGCACGCCGGCCACGACCAGGCTGACGACGATGGTCGGCACCACGGTCCCGAGGGTGAAGATCACGGTGTTGCGCACGGCGATGAGAAAGAGCGGGTCCGAGGTGATCAGCTCTTGGAAGTTCTTCAGACCCAAGAACTTCGGTGGTCTGAAGACGTCCCACCGCTGAAAGCTCATGTACAGCGAGAATCCGAGCGGAAAAAGCATGAACACCGCGACGGCCGCCAGGTTCGGGGCCACGAAAAGACGACCGGCCCGGGCCCGCCGCCGCCAGGGACCCGCGCCCTTGGCGGGTCTGCGGGTGACGGTGCCGGGAGCGCGACCGGTATCGACCGATGTCATGGGTTGCGTAACACCTCGTCGATGGCGGGCGACAGACCGGCCAAGGATGCGGCGGGCCGCGATCCGCGCAGCACGGGTCCGAAGCTGCGGTCCATCAAGGCGACGATCTTCTCCCACGCCGGGGTGACCGGCAGGCCTTCGGAGTAGGCCGGTCCTTGGGTGAGCACGGCGAGATTGCCGACGTTCTGGTGAGCCCTGGCGAATCCGGCCGAATTGACCGCGGATCGCAGCACCGGCACGAACAGGCTGGATTCACCGATCAACGCCTGCCCGACGGGCCCGGTCGCGAATTTCACGAATTGCCATGCCTGCTCCTTGCGTGGACTGCTTGCGGAAATCGCCAGCCCCGTCGACCCGATGTTGGAGTGGGCGGGCTGTCCCTGCCGGCGGGGCCCCACCGGCAACGGGGTGACGTCGAAATCCAGGCCGTCGGCCCGGATGAAGGTCTGGTGCCGCCAGTGGCCGCCCATCGCCAGCGCCGCCCTGCCCGCCGCGAACAGATCCGGCGTCGACATCGACTGCACCTCCGACGCATTGGGCGCCACCCGGTGTTTGTTGGCCAGGTCGGCGTAGAACTGCACCGCCTCGGTGAAGGCGCTGTCACCAAAGTTGAAGTGGACCGGGTTCTTCAGCGGGGTGGACCACGGCACCCCGTTGTTCATGGCGAACAGGCCCGCCGAATAGTACGAGACGAACATGTTCACGAAACCCCACTGGGTCACCCGGCCGGAGCGATCGCGCTTGGTGAGCGCGGCGGCGGTGTCCAAGAAGTCCGTGAAGGTCCACGGCCGCTCCCACGTTCTGGGCGGTGGCGGCACCCCGGCCTCGGCGAACAGCCGCTTGTTGTAGAACAGGTAGTTGCCGGACCATTGCTCAGGAAAGGCGTATTGGCCTCCGTTGAAGGTGAAGCAGTCATACAGCGCCCCGATGCCGTCCGATTTCAGCGTGGCCGCGAACGCCTGATCGCCGGCCAGCATCGTGTTGAGGTCCAGCAGCACACCGCGGGCGGCCAGCTCGGCGTACGTCAGTTCCCACGTCATCAACACGTCCGGGCACCTGCCACCCGCGCAGAACGTCGACAGCTGCTGCATCACGCCCGGAGCCGAAAGCACCGGGCGGACCTTGATGTCGGGATGGCGGCGCTGAAACTCGTCGACGATGCGGATCCTGGCATCGCGTTCGTCGGGGTTGGCCGCGAAGAAGAACGTCAACGCGTCTTCTTGTGGGGCGCAGCCGGCGGCCCACGGTGCCAGCGATGCCGCGGTCAGAGCGCCGGCACCACGCAGCAGGCCACGCCGTGCGAACGGCTTATCGAGCATGGTCCTTCCGTTCTCGCCCCGACGCCGGCCGCCCCTTCGGCGGTGTCTGACGTCCTTGGTACCCGATGCGGCTGTGGTCTTGCTGGATTGGCCAACTCGGGAGCGCCAGAACGGCCCGCCGGATGCGGTCGGGATCCCCGGTGATGTCGATCGCGTGGATGCGGTCATCGGTTCCGACGGCGATCAGCAGCAGCGCCTCGGCGTGCCCGCGTGGCGCGAGCACGATGCCCGGTGCCCCGTCGATGAGCATGACCGCGCCGGCGCGGGCCCGCTGGGCGAATTGGCGGGTCTCCTCCGCGATCTGACCGGCGCCGCGCAGCTCGGTCGGCACGTCGGCGGGCACCAGCGCCCGATCGACCGTGCGCACCACGTCCGGGGCCAGCAGCTCGAGCAGGGTGGCGATGTCACCGCCGCGGGACGCCGCGAGAAACGCTTCCACGATCTCGAGGTGCTTCGCCACGCGCTCGGGTTTGCCGCCCGGGTCGCCTCGCAGGCGCCCACGCGCCCGGCTCGCCAGCTTCTTGGTGGCGTCGGGCGACCGGTTCAGCAGGCCGGCGATCTTCTCGAACGGCACCGCGAACAGGTCATGCAGCACGAATGCGACGCGCTGCGCCGGGGAGAGCCGGTCGAGTACCACGAGCAGCGCGTTGCTCACCGACTCCGTCAAGAGCGTTTCCTCGTCCGCCGGCGCCGACGCGGTCGCTGCCAGCCGGTCCAGTTCGTCGGGCGAGACCAGCGGTTGTTCGGCGCGTCTCTTGCGCGCCCGCAGCTGGTCGAAGGCCTCGCGCGCGGTGATCGTGGTGAACCAGCCAGTGAGATTGTCGACCGCGCCGAAGTCCGCACGGCTGGCCTTCAGCCACGCCGACTGCACCGCGTCCTCGGCATCGGCCGTCGAGCCCAGCAGCTGGAAGGCGACCGACCTCAGGTGTCGCCGGTCCGCGTCGAACCGCTGCGCGAGATCGGCCAGATTTTCCGGGGCGCTCATGGGTCACCTTTTCCGCACGGGAACCGTCAACAGAACGACCGCGTCCATCGAGTTCGCTGATACGAAGGAGGCCAACACCATGACCCTATCGATTGTGCGCCGCAGCGCGCGCGGCGACCATCCAGCCCGCCGCCGCAAAACCGGCTGTCGGGCAACGGTTTGACGCGGATGGACACCGCATCCGTTGTCATCACGCTGTGCACCGCCGCCATCACCGCGGGGATCGCCGTGGCAGACCTCATCCCTGCGCGATTCGTCCTCGCCAACTCGGCCGAAGTCGGGGTGCCGCGTTCGTGGCTGCCGGCGCTGGGGGCGGTCAAGTTGGCCGGCGCGGCGGGGCTGGTCCTGGGCCTGGTGGGCCCGCCCGCCTTGGGAATCGCGGCCGCCGCCGGCCTGGTGCTGTTCTTTGTCGGTGCAGTAGTCACACACCTGCGGGCCCGCGTCCTGTACAACATCGCGTTCCCAGGCACGTACCTGTGCATGTCGGCGGCGGCGCTGACCCTGATGGTGTTGCGTTGACCGGGGCCGCGATCAGGCCGGGAAGTATCGGATCCGCCTGATCGCGGCGTCCCGCCAAGCCATGTCCGCGAACATGATCCCGCGCCCATGGCCGGAGTTGACCGAGATCGCTACCGTGGGGCCGGCGCTGTTCATCTTGGTCGAACGGGCGCCGTCCAGTCGCTCGACGAGCTCAGCGAGGTCGAGTGCATCATGGTCACCGAGAGTTATTGTGGCGCCTGGTGATAATGCTCGCGCGGCAGCGGTGCGATCTCGCCGCGCGGCGGCGTCGAGGAACGTCTGCGCCGATGTTTTGTGCC
This genomic interval from Mycobacterium sp. SMC-2 contains the following:
- a CDS encoding MCE family protein, with protein sequence MLTRFIKRQLVMFAILTAITAVALGWYYLQIPSAAGIGQYTLKADLPASGGLYKTSNVTYRGETIGTVTAVEPTATGARVTMSIGDRYRIPIDASANVHSVSAVGEQYLDLVSVGNPRQYFSPGQTITKGTVPTEIGPALDAANRGLAVLPKDKIASLLDETAQAVGGLGPALQRLVDATQAIAGDFKTNISDVDDIIQNSGPILDSQVNSGDSIERWSHNLNILAAQSAENDQHVQSILTQGAPTADQVNEVFSDVRESLPQTLANLEIVLEMLKRYHKGVEQLLVAYPQGASEGQTVTSAFPGYASLGTSLTINQPPPCLTGFLPASQWRSPADTSLAPMPAGTYCKIPQDTPANAVRGARNLPCVDVPGKRAATPRECRDPKPYVPLGTNPWYGDSNQILTCPAPAARCDQPVKPGLVIPAPSVNNGLNPAPSDRVAGTPPPISDPLQRPGSGTVECNGQQPNPCVYTPGGPPPAVYTPQSGELVGPDGVKYAVENSSKTGDDGWKDMLAPPASR
- a CDS encoding type II toxin-antitoxin system Phd/YefM family antitoxin, which gives rise to MREVIGLGQLRSDACAYLERVAAGETIDVVRRGKLVARIVSVGDWRVAPIPARSVQAAASDSGGWVGLDELRTRAGRCFDRVAAGETLSVVRGGRLLAQIVSAGEADTTSTPADTRGGIELDELRKRAGRYFDRVAAGQTIEVTRGGRPVARIVSVA
- a CDS encoding universal stress protein gives rise to the protein MSAPDQQRGIVVAVDGSPASNAAATWAAREAAMRKIPLTVVHAVTTPSATWPPVPYPESLAVRLEDEGKKAIMHAIKLAQEVLPADRAVAIHRELVYSSPALALIKMSEEAEMIVVGTAGRGLLARGVLGSVSATVVRHAHCPVAVVHGDGLPDKQDAPVLVGIDGSPASDLATAIAFDEASRRGVELMALHAWSDIGITELPEADWSSLEEEAQRSLAENLAGWQERYPDVAVQRLIERDMPARQLAEKSQFAQLLVVGSHGRGGLSGLLLGSVSNAVLHSVRIPVIVARPAESA
- the efeB gene encoding iron uptake transporter deferrochelatase/peroxidase subunit, which codes for MTNDTTEPDEAAAVSRRRVLGGAMLAGLTGTAVGAAGGGLAGHSLAAGRNGGGDDNVDLRHSYPFYGQLHQGGIATPPQRYAMFMSFSLAAGAGRPELQTLLARWSAAAAILQRGKPVGTVQPQVEVQPPFDTGEAFGLSPASLTVTIGLGPSLFDDRFGLAPRRPAVFTDLPPLNGDNLDPRLRGGDLSVQACADDPQVCYHAVRNLARLGRDTVSPSWAVLGFGRASAGPGQHTPRNLLGFKDGTRNIGTDAEYDRFVWVDDSDQPWMNGGTYQVVRKIRMLLETWDVDRIGNQQRIFGRTKEEGAPLSGKREFDTPDFAAKGADGNPLIDPMSHIALAARENDDGIMIRRRSYNYTDGLDANGQLNAGLLFISYQKDPQAFVRLQNRLGAHDLLNEYIRHIGSAIFAVPPAPEEGHYIGQGLFG
- the efeO gene encoding iron uptake system protein EfeO, encoding MLAVAASACSHESGDAGHAEPGKPGGTNAVKVTMANNAGREGCALDLATVPAGPVTFTVVNTNAPGISEVELLRDQRIVGEKEDLAPGLDPVSFTVTLDGGSYQLYCPGASNEYQTLTVTGRAPAGLTGAVASILNEGTKNYAAYIVKQIGQLGDGVKALDAALHSRDLDAAKAAYAKARLFWERSESAVGGFIVMGFAVGDNAGSYDYLIDMRESTPVDAKVGWKGFHAIERDLWQRGAITPATLAFSSELVGNVIKLNAVVALLQYAPEDLANGASDLVEEIQNTKITGEEEAFSHIDLVDFSGNVEGAQQAYASLRPGLEKIDANLVNQIDRQFQIVLATLDGYRDPSALGGFRTYATALKVTDAPKLTAVIQPLHQSLSTVAPKVVSAS
- a CDS encoding DUF3097 domain-containing protein; amino-acid sequence: MADRYGTDVLAAGRRKPRSTEHPADLGLVVEDAQTGYVGAVVRVEYGRVDLEDRRGHVRGFPLGPGYLLEGRPVILTAPRRTTPAATTRTASGSVAVPGARARVARASRIYVEGRHDAELIAQVWGDDLRIEGVVVEHLGGVDDLVDIVLDFAPGPGRRLGVLVDHLVAGSKEARIAEAVRRGPGGTDTLVVGHPYVDIWQAVKPQRLGLAAWPDVPRHIEWKHGACRALGLPHASQADIARAWRNIRSRVRDWNDLEPALIGRVEELIDFVTQPVP